Genomic window (Vitis riparia cultivar Riparia Gloire de Montpellier isolate 1030 chromosome 4, EGFV_Vit.rip_1.0, whole genome shotgun sequence):
TGGCTCCGGTCTTGGTAAATCTGGGTTTACATCTCCACCAACAGGTGGAGTTGGTGGAGATGACATCTTCTCAAGTCTCGGCAGCCAGCAATACCAATTCGGAGGCttcaagaaataataatatatatatttttttcatttatcctATTTCAATCTGATTTTTCCTtatattcattttctcattCGAAGTCTTGAGCAGATTGGAATGCTTCTTTGTTGTCAATATATGCACCTATACAATATGGAGATCTGAAAATTGTCTTGTTTTGCCTGGTTTCTCATGAAAAGACTGCATTTATTTCCATTTAGCTTTGAACAAATCTGCGATTTGATGTGTGACCAAAATTTTATCATGAAACCACAGAAGTTGAAATGCATAAATTCAGTCTTAAATTGAAACCAAATGGATTTACAGGTAGGTAGATGATGATCGATCCATGAAGGTCTCTTTCAAGTTTAAGAGTAGGCCAAAAGGCTCAAGACCTCTTATGCTAGAGTTGGTTTGGAGTGTTTTCCAAAGATTTCAAGTCATCAACCTTCAATAGAAACGTAATGGTAGGTAACAGGGATACGAAGTAGCAGCTCATCAACCTGACTGGTTCATCATTTCTGTACAAATGGATAGTAAATGATGGCAGGGAAGTTTGCACAGCTGGCTATTTGTCAAGTCTTtctgtttattatttttagagtgTTATAATTTAACACAAGCACTACAAGTTTTTCCTCAATACATTTCCAGCATTCGTCCCCTTAATATGGCTTCTGCTTTCCTCACCTGCTTCACGGGTCCGATGATGAACACCTGCACCAACATAATATATAATGCCTATTTAGGAATTACGAATGGAAGGGTTAGATGTCAAATTGGGAAAGTTGGGACACATGGGAACTCAAAAATTTGCAGAGAATTTGAGTTATTTGTGCCTCTCCTCATAATCAAGTTTGTGTAGATTTAACAGACTAACCTTGTCAGGTGGGCCCTTGGCACCTCCAATGAGAATCTCCGCACTACAAAAAAGCATGCTTGTCAGGTCAAGAAGCTCCAAAAATATCAACTCAGGCTCACATtggatggagagagagagaaatacgACTCAAGCTCAGATTGGGTGGgggggagagaaagagagggagagagggggagagagagagagattactTGCAAGATTCCTTGACTGACAAAATGGAAGCTCCTCGTCTTCCAATAACACGACCCATTTTTCCAGGGGGAACATGAAGAACCGAGAGGATTTCTTCCTCTGGAGCATTTCCTTCTACAATCAGGTTATCTATAAGGATAAATCACAGCTAAATTAGTATACAACTGATGTATACACTGTACAACCACTTTTACATGTATTCACAGTTCATCTCTGATACACAATTCAAAGCCAAAACATAAAAACCTGGAATGGGAGGGAGAGGTGGCCAATCAGCATAATCATTATCATTGATGCAGAAACATCGGCAATACAGTGCACCACGAACAGCAAGATACCATAAGGATCGTTCATTCAATTTTTCCATCATCTTGTGATAGATGTAAAGAAGGAAACGTACATCGTCTGCAGCTGCCCGGACCATCAGGTCAGATAAGGGTCTGTGCGTCCAAAAATCAGGGTTCTGGGATGACAGATAAGATGGTTATCAATTCCTCAGAAACCACTGGTTAGAGGATCTTGCAATATGAGCATTTGCCCAAAGTCCAATTATTTGTACACACAAATCTATATGGTTTCATATATAGAAGAGACATTCACATaaaacatttcataaaaaattgttgtaaagCAATTATTTAGGAATGATTCTAAATTTCTGTTGTTGGATTCTGTGGAAATTGTCTTGAATGTTCTGCCTCTAGTCTAGCAGCAATTGGCAACTGCACTGGTTGAAGtatcaattcaaacaaaaaatttaaagatgcTCTTTAATGTTCCCAAGCAATAATCAATTATCAAATGGTAAAGTCAAGGAAGTTATCTACCCAGTAATGCCAATCAGCGTATTAAAAAAGAGATACAGGAACAAACCTGCCTTAAGAGGTCACGAACTTCTTGCTTCTCAAGATAGGATACACCTGCATTCAAATCTTCAATGTAAATATAAAAGACAAAATGGTGGGTGCGACATGTACAGGTCAATTGAGTAGGTCAGAGCCTCATTTATAGTAAAGAAGCATAGGTTTTTCCTATAGGTGTTTAGTAAAGAAGCTCAAGAAAGCATGAGAAATAAAGAACAACATAAGGAGCATTGAACCAATGGTAAATGCATTAGAGCAGTTGATGATATTAGGGTCCatttgaaaactgttcttgGAAACAGTTCTTTAACTCAAAGGACATGTTTGATTGACTTTtgatagaaaacagttttttaagaATGTGttctaaaaacaagttttttttataacaaatttgagGTGTTTCAGTTGTTCTTTGTAGAGTGTTCTaagcaacaattgaaaatacGAAGAATACTTTGAAAACTTTTACATTATATAAAAACGTATGATATTCTTCATGGAGAATAAGcagagaaaactattttcatatttgggttcccaaatagaattttgttcctacaaaaaaattaagaattattctcaaaaactattttttgataactgttttcgaaaacattGTCAAATAGGTCCTTATTAATCTAGAGCATGGATAagttatattagaaaaatatacaaTATATCTTATCATGAGAATTGGCCTTATATCATGCTTATAGTTGCTTCcccctttttgtttctttcatcAAAAGCAAGTGGTTTCATCAATCAAATCACAGACATCAATACTGCAAttgaaaactagaaaaaaaaaaatgataaaatctttAGCAAGCATTGATAATCTATATTCCAGAAAGTGAAGCAAAGCAAGAAccacaaataatttcaaatggaTGCCAAGAAAGAATATACCACAATAGCGTGGATCTGCTAGGAGGCCAACAAATGATATGTAGTCATCCACCAATCTTTTCCGTCCTTCCTGCTCCTCTATTAGAGAATAGGCAATCTACATGCACAAGAAATTATGAAGTAGTATCTGAAGTGATATACATCAATCACGACCAACTGTCCAAATCATTatcatttattatatcatgGTGTTCCTGTTAAAGATGCTCACTTGGGTATCCACAACATTGTGCAGCTTGATGCCAAATTGAAAATACAATGCCtacaaaataacaataagattcaAAGACTGCCACAATGTATGTGCTGACATGCAgaagtaaataaaatcaattagaGACCTCGCTATCTCGTTTGCAATCGTGAATAACTTTTGTGATGTAACTAGATTCAAGTGCAGGCTTACAGGCTTTCATAAGCATCTCTCCCCCCTGAATAGCATCAACCAGATAAATAGCATCTGGAAAAGCAATCTGCATGATACAAAGATAAAAATCTTTCATAATTATCAAAGTGAAAATCTCATGACACAGAATAGGTAATAAGGAACTGGATAGACATTTGACAAAGATTTTGAACAGAAGCTGAAAACAGAAAAGCTGTCAACAAGCTAAACTACCACATACTGtcttgaataaaaaaacaaaaggaaaatttgaaagtaaataagTGCTATATGAAATTCAGAAAAGGAAACCATCTTATACAAATCAACGACACAAAATAGGTTAGTGGACGAGAAGTTAAAAACAAACATGCATTTAACTTAttgatcagaaacaaaatattcatttatatgaATTTAAGAGTGCAAGTAAAGGATGAGGGATCCTTCCAAAATATGCAAAATCCCATCAAAAGAAGAGGTGGATAAACTTTCTCCGATATACTAAGATGACATGTACATCAATATAGTACTTCATGAAACCATACAAGGAAAAGTGGCTCAACCACTCATAGGAGTTAATACACCTCCCACAAAAACAAACTGAATCATTGATCCTATGTTGCTATTTTAACCCTTATGATCAATATACCAAATTTCAATCAGACTGAATAACATTGAGAGTAGTGCCCTTGAAACTAGTAGTAGTAGAGGCCCAAAAcgagaaatagaaataaattatgtCTCATAATGTCTCTTAAGTCTTTCACTTGTCCTAAAAAGTCCTTACCTTTCTTTCCCATCATACCATCCAAATTAGTGTGagacaagtgatttttcatagaattttgCCTCTAATAGTACTCCTTAAACCCCTAAAGGAGATGGTCATCATGTCCTATATACTCATGAGGAGTTTAATCCAATTTGACTAGTTTGAATAGCTTTTGTCATAGCCCTAAGGTCAACAAATAATATGCAAAAAGACCATCAATCAATTCTTCACTCCCTATACATACATAGTACAACAGCCAAGACTAAGGGCTTTCTAAAGTCACCTTGTCATTAACAAGTCATTGGTGTTGACCTTAATGTTAGTTGTTAGCCAAGCAAAGGCCTTGACCTTAAATGAGGCTTTAGATTTCCATATGAATTTTGTTAGAGAGAGATGAATTGGAGTTGATAAATTGAACATGGCTaagaagaaagattttattgtaaataagCTTGAAGAAGATAATAACCAAACTCTCATATCTGGGATAGACTTAACAAGTACACACAAGTGAGAGAGGATATAAGTCTTTCAAGGTCATCTATCTCCAAGTCAATGAGGTTACGACAAGAGTAAAGGTTCcatgaaaaaggggaaaagatgTCAAGAATAGATGAAATGGAACAATTTCTAGCTGTCACAACTCTGAAAATATTTGGAGATTGAGAGCATAGAGATTGCttcccccaccacaaatcttccccaAATGCAAATCTTTGCCCCATTCACCCATTGCAAAACAAGTAGGAATTAGGAAATATGTTACATCAGGATTTGTGACTTAGTAACCAGCTTATGGCTCAAAGAGTGgacagagagaaaaaaatgtgtttaggattttttatttatttatttttgataggtaaagagaGCATATATTAATAAGAGAAACGCCAAAAAAGTGCCCCAAAAAAGTGTATATTAAAAGCATATTTAGGAAATTGGAACAAGAGTATAAGGAAATCAGAATAGGGTGGAAATGAAATGGAAGGAATTAGAATTAGAACCCAAACTAGAAATGTCATTGAAGTGCTTATGAAACTACCAAAAAACTAAATGAGAATGGAACAAATTCTCATTGAGTCATCTATTAACTATATGGGAGTTAGAATAAATCTACACATTTATTATAGTGTTCTTATACAAAGGGATATAAAAAGAGATATTTTCCTGCTACTTTTAAGAAAACTCCactttgatattaatttttggaTAACATTGGAAAGATTAAACTAGGACTCATTAACATTTTGATCTTCATATCATGTAGCCTTGAAATGTCGAGTTTCAAGATtagattttctcttttaattgaTAACATATTTGCTTATCAATATGAAatgctttttcaaaaataatatcaacCTTCATGTGGATGAAATATGCAGACATCTAAAATTCATGTTTGGTTCCATCTTTGTCGAATTAGAGTTGAAGTTGAATGAATAAACTCCATAATTCAATGGGGAAAATTCTTCATGCAGACAGAATTCTATCATCTGAGACTCTGAGCTAACATGGTCCAAGAAAGTCAATCTGCATGATACAAAGTGTTCCATGGCGACATAGGTCAACACCTTCACAATCAAAACCAATGACCAATTTCCTTTCAGGAGAGGGCTCCAGGAATTCAATTGGAAGTTGAGATGGAAGGGTGACAATGTGGATAGGGACCAGTGGCAAGAGACCTTCATGATCTATGGGTTTGCCACCTGCAAAATACAAAGAACTCTTACAGAAAcaaaaaccacaaaaaataaacgCAAAAAAAAGTAGCTTTCAAACAAAAGCAAACAAGTCATACAAGTGAAATGCATactcccagaagaagaacacaaaaagaaaaactatttaGTTTTTCTGTATGACAGTATTAGACAAAACCATTcatgactaattgattaatcCCAGTTCCTTTTTTGCTCTGAGAATTGTTATCACCAGGTGATGTGTGACCATGAATAACATGAAattcagaaaaatatatatatatatatatattcgagaactgagaagagagaaaaaagaaacaaagcatGTGTTTTGGTATATTAGGGCAACTTAAGTTTGCCCATTTCCTCCATTCTGTTTTCTTACTGTTTTTTAACTATATGAGCCTGAGGGGACCTGAAGAGCTAACACTCATACAGCTAAACCTACTACATTCAATTTCTTGGCACTAGGAAAAATGAAGTTGTCATGtaggaaaaatgaaattgtcCAGTTAATTTCTTGGCATGTGGAGGAATAGCAACAAATCCCACATTCCGAATTACCAAAATTTCATGTAGTACAGTAATTAGTCACTTCTGAGACAAACAAAAACCCTTGGAACTCTTAGTTTTGAAACAGAGGGAGAAACCTCCATTTATTACCAAAAAgactgaaaataataaaaaggaaaagtaaaaagtttGACAGTTTGCGCAAGAACCAAAAGCTAACTCGAGAAACCCAATCAATTCTCTAGGGCGCCAAACGATTGAAACTGCAAGTTTCTCGAACTCAGAATATGACTTTCGATCATTTTTCCCACggtttctcggcaaccaaacagctccgaaaagaacataaaatcaaatttcaaagaaGCGTGAACAAACCCATGTCGAAGATCAACCAcattaatcaaaattatatgAAATCACATGCATATAAAcccaaatcaaatataaaaatctcaaaataatAGCAAAACCCAGAAAGGAAAACACCCagtaaattgaaaataaatgagaaagggaaaaaaagaaaagacctGGGTCTGATGGCATAGGAATGTATGTCGGTTGAGACGGAGAAGGTGAAGCCATGTGATCGGACCATCCAAACAGACCAATTTTCTTCTGAACCCCCTTTTGGGCATATGTATTTTCATTTAGGGGCGTGTTTGGCATGGTTTTAAAATCGTGTTTTCtcccttttgttttatttgttttattttattttactaatttattGTTTTGGTGGTTTCCAGAATTGaagattgaaaataattcaaaacatGGCTTTACAATCACTACTTACTATTTCTGAACATATCAGGATTGGTCTGCACATATTTtctgaaatttgttttaaaaaattattttttattttttaacttaaaaataatttcataaaacagcttctatttattttttaaaaattattattttttatttataaaaattatttttagagaataacgattaaataatattaaaaatttttaaaaacagttttttatttttaaaagcaaaaaattatttttaaatcaaataaccAAACAAGCTTTTAATTAtcgtttattttattttattattcatttctttgGATAATTAGGAAAAAATTAACATCAACAATTATCAAaacctaattaaattttaaacgAGATAAtaaaatgaccaaaaaaaaagtcacaTTTATTTTTCCACTTcatcttatttgaaaattttggtcaATTATTCCGATagtaaaaatttttgaaaatattaaggctatgtttggttcccggaaagtacaaaggaaagaaaaaaaatgttaaggaaaatgattttctcatatttggttatcctataaaaaatatcaaagaaaatcaaatataattaaaactaattaaaaatttatgtatttttaaattatttaatctttatattgatgagttaaaataaataaaataagtttgaagtaacaaaaaaaataatttatcaacttttaatctattttttattttccttcactttttctttccttctatttttcctttgtattttatttccctcgcattttccctcaaattttccgggaaccaaacatagcctaaatattttgataaaagtaGTTGAAATTAACtgctttattcattttaataatattcattaaaaaaaaaaaaatcaagtattcCAGAGTCCCAAAGGCCGATAACTTGAGTCCTATGATTCAATATTTATGAAATCGGTTCTAATATAATAGATGTTTATcgaatcaaatgaaaaatacattatCGAGAAAAAGACGAGTTTGGATTCtataattgaaaaatgtttttcaaaatgtgTTTTGTAAAACACTTCGCTTTCCATGAAAGTAAGATCTTGAGTTTGAAAGTGAAACAAGCATGCCGACTATATTGTGCCAAGCATGGTCACATGGGTCCACGTGACGCCTTAAGTGGAGGTCATGCTCTGATGTGACgccaatttattttgtaaaagcgAGATTGCCCAACATATAATTGATTTAAGAGTATGTTTCACAatcattttaagaaatatttttaatatttaaaaaaaatttatcattcaaatattaaaaagattataaatattttctaaattgagTTATAATGGAATTAAATACATCCCCtaatactttaaaattagaatttcgagggaaaatgaaaataacataaaatagaaagaaaaataagatgaaagaaaaaatatatttaaatttaataaattatttttatatattatttaaaactcgtttcacttatttttaatatttatgtatgatattaaataatttgaaaatatttaaatttttaattaatttttagtgtATTCGGTTTTTTCATAtcgtaaaaaaaaattatttcattaaaaaaaattacacttttTGAAATTTGTAATCTTTTTCAATTTAGTAATTATTGAAGGACAATAATGTTACAACCTTTAAAATGCACTTAGAGTCCTTTGTTTGGCAAACTTCCCCCCCCCCCTCCAAATTTAGCATATGAGACTTATGTTATTGCTTCCAAAATACGGCGAAAACCCTTAACCTTGCAAGCCCATGTCATTATTGGGTGTTTTACTTcaagtatttttaattgaagTGTTTTCTATTTGAgtgtttttataataattatttatcaagTGTTTTTTTGGGAATATTATAAgtgaaattttagattttttaaaagtgtttcataaattttgtcaaatactttatttctctttaaaagcacttcttaacttaaaaatgttttttaaaaacattaccatactcttaatattattattggatGGCTTTTTTTATAGCAAATAATGAGAATACTTATCAAGAATAACTTAAAATCGACATATCTTTAAGCAAAATTAGGTCTTCACATCAAATAAGTAAAATTGGCAACTAAATAAATGATCTAGAGTCGGACGAAATATGCATTCCAATTCACACCTACCTCAATGTTGTGCTAAAATGTGAGGAGATGTATTTGGCAACCACGtgattaaaattcttttatcaAAGAATGTTATAAACAACACTGTCGAATATCTAACCATCCTTCGTATGATAAAAGCAAAGTACATTTAGGTTTTGAtggtgaaatattttcaaaaataattatttgattttaaaaatttgttatatgATGTTTTGTATAATAAAAGTCATTTGTtaacttgaaatgttttcaaggtattttttaatatttttaaaaaataagaataacttttatatgaatattcattttcaattattcttcatatttttgtaataatttttttaaataatcattaaaaagtaaacaaaaacaataaaaaacaagtaaatataTGCTTGCCAAAAATACCTTATTGTTTGTTTTCTAATAAccgaaattgttttttttattcttttaaaaaaaatatatgaaattattttttaaaacaacttccTAACCTATCCTTATATCAAaactatattaaaataaaatgagacgATTCAAAGAATACTCCAAAATACACCGAAAAAGCTTTACTTTAAGAGCATCAAAAGCAAGTATCATTGCAAATCTAACTATGCTTACCTTGATAAAAGATAGAAATTACAATTAAAAGTCCATTTGACCGTGATTTTAGCACGTGTTTTTAGtctataaaatgtttttgaaaaaaaaaaccaagtgtttgataaaatttaagaaacaattttaaaaatctaaaaaatcacttataatatttaaaaaaaaaacacttgataaATGATTcacttaaaaacactttcattaaaaatatttttaaagtgtatttaacaatgattttataaaatatttctaatatttttaacattttaaaatttttatctcaCAAGTATAAGGAATGTTATAAGAAACATATTCTTagtaaaaatattgtcaatcacaatattaagttaaaaatatgtttggctcaaaattttgaaatcattcGCAGAAAACCATGAGGGGCATTGCTGTAAATTTAACAATCCCCTTTCTTAACATGAGGATCCTATAACTTTATCGTTAATTCCTTTTGTTAGACTGGATTTATGACAAGAACtaaacatttttcttatgtAATCTCCAGGGATTACGTAGaagtttaaaaactatttttttattcaagctcttaacttttaaaaataaatagttaaaGTACActgaaatatcaaaataaaaacaacacaaatatttataaatattttaaataattatttcaaatatatatttttataaactacAAAACTATTGtttctcatattttaaatattttcattttattttattttttaatcagaCAAGGAGTGAATTCATGAGATGtcatttagataaaaaaataaagaatttaaaaaatccaCCTAAGCAGGGACAAAGGTTCTAtgaaacattaaaataataataaaaaacggAAAGTCCATCTCAGAGTTGAGCTGTCCTGAATTTTTTATCGCCAAGTGGATAAACTTTAAGTGTACTTGTCTGATGACATGTCTTCATTGTCTTCTTAGTTTTAACCTTTCTCCATTCTATTTaaacttttgtaataatttttatgaatataaaaatatttgtgtaGTATTTCTTTTGGTGCGGAATATCCATTGAAAGAGATTTGGTAATAGGCGAATCACGTCTACCATTGGACACATCGAACAAGTTGATTGCGACAAGTGGGGTGAGACCAATTAGAGGCCCCAAACCAAACCCATGCTACTATGGTTGGTGCTCTTCGAGCTGTCCTCTCCATTATTTGGCCCCATGGTTCCGAGGGCCAATATCACATGAGTGGGTTCACATCAATGG
Coding sequences:
- the LOC117912514 gene encoding egalitarian protein homolog, coding for MASPSPSQPTYIPMPSDPGGKPIDHEGLLPLVPIHIVTLPSQLPIEFLEPSPERKLVIGFDCEGVDLCRHGTLCIMQIAFPDAIYLVDAIQGGEMLMKACKPALESSYITKVIHDCKRDSEALYFQFGIKLHNVVDTQIAYSLIEEQEGRKRLVDDYISFVGLLADPRYCGVSYLEKQEVRDLLRQNPDFWTHRPLSDLMVRAAADDVRFLLYIYHKMMEKLNERSLWYLAVRGALYCRCFCINDNDYADWPPLPPIPDNLIVEGNAPEEEILSVLHVPPGKMGRVIGRRGASILSVKESCNAEILIGGAKGPPDKVFIIGPVKQVRKAEAILRGRMLEMY